One Chryseobacterium tructae genomic window, TTATACAAAAACGGAGATTGCTTCTGATCGAATAACAATATTCTCTTTTTCCCTTCGAAATGGATATGCATAAAATCTCCCAAATCCACATCATAATGCATTAATACATGCGCCTCACTCCCTCCAAAGAATAAAGTAGGAAGTCTTTTGAAAAATTTAATTCCCAAATCAGGATAGGTAAAGTTTTTTAGAAGCTCCGGAAGCCTGTCTGTAATAATATAAAAGAAGATCCTAAGATCTGAAGGTTTACTTTTTATCGTATCAATATAATCCTTCATCTTCATATTCGCTACCGGAGCATCAGAACTCTTAGCGGCATCAGCAGGCTTATTATCGTACAGAGGAACTTCCTGATCGCCCGCTTTATCCCGGATATAAGCCAGATTCCATAGATCAAAAGCATCCCAACGACTCGCAAAATTCTTGATTAAAAGAGGCTTGTGCTTTTTGAAATAATTTTTCTGAAAATCTTCCTTACTGATATCATCAACAATATCTACGTTTTCGAGGATCATGTACTTTGTATTTAATGCGAAATAAAAATAGTGTTTTTTTGAAAACTGAAAAAATTAAGATAAAAAGGTTGAAAGCTGGGAGCGGGAGGCTGGAAGTTCCTATTCGCCTGTAAACATCTATATATCATTCAATAAAAATTTATTTATAAACAACTTAAACAACTTAAACGGCTTCCCCGGCTTCCATAATTTCCCTTTCCAGTCTCAGACATCCTTACTTTATTAGCAGAGCTCAGATGAAAAATTTATATTTGTGATATTAAGCGAATTTATGAGAGTATACAACACGAAACATTTCCTTAAGATCCTTTTC contains:
- a CDS encoding cupin-like domain-containing protein — translated: MILENVDIVDDISKEDFQKNYFKKHKPLLIKNFASRWDAFDLWNLAYIRDKAGDQEVPLYDNKPADAAKSSDAPVANMKMKDYIDTIKSKPSDLRIFFYIITDRLPELLKNFTYPDLGIKFFKRLPTLFFGGSEAHVLMHYDVDLGDFMHIHFEGKKRILLFDQKQSPFLYKVPLSVHTIYDVDYENPDYEKFPALKYAKGYEIFMEHGDALFIPGAFWHFNRYLEPGFSLSLRALPNKPNVFASMLYHVFIMRYTDKLMRKIFKAKWVNYKQKWAFKKSSEAVERHLEKGN